A genomic window from bacterium includes:
- a CDS encoding S9 family peptidase — protein MRRKLVLIFVFFTIISSFAGDKLLTMQEAILGSYGKLRVRNINQLKWIGNSSELSCVDSLNGLYGLVRIDPLSEDKKMLLTLDSLKSAVKKVSEISIRRFPRVNWISRDTFYLFYHNNLIVYNLRTKSACLKNSVPDKAQNIRIHPKSFNIAYTIDDNLFVSLCSGGKIQITFDGGNGIKNGSVVHRNEFGINKGIFWSPDGKYLAFYRKDESLVTQYPLVDIDSRPAKVRFIRYPMTGMASEHVSVGVYNILSGSTTFLQTGEPADKYLTHVTWSPDSKSVFIAELNRDQNHLRFCVFDPVTGERRKILFEERDKEWVEPLYDPIFIKGKNNRFLWFSMRDGFNNLYLYDTNGRLIRQVTHLKTDITDFSGFDPESKKIFFTAAENDGLEQHCFSASLKSGKITQLTKQNGLHRTDFSGDGKYFIDRFTNHTVPRIISVFDCSGKKQTELLKAENPVKEYKLGKIEYLKIKNKQGITLNARMILPAGFNPQKKYPVIVYVYGGPHGQMVRDSWLSGWSLWFQYMAERGYIIFTLDNRGTNNRGSDFEQAVFRNLGTCEVEDQMAGINYLKKQSFVDTCRIGVHGWSYGGFMTISMMTRQPGVFKAAVAGGPVIDWRYYEVMYGERYMDTPQSNPEGYKEANLLNYVDNLKGKLLIINGAVDPTVVWQNSLSYLRKAIDLGKQVDYFVYPGDEHNMHGKDRVHLYRKITDYFKAKL, from the coding sequence ATGCGCCGGAAATTAGTTCTTATTTTTGTGTTTTTTACAATTATATCCTCATTTGCAGGAGACAAACTGTTAACAATGCAGGAAGCTATTCTCGGAAGTTACGGAAAGTTGAGGGTAAGGAATATTAATCAGCTTAAGTGGATTGGCAATTCAAGCGAACTCTCATGTGTTGATTCTCTTAACGGTTTGTACGGCCTTGTAAGGATTGATCCGTTATCAGAAGATAAAAAAATGCTGCTGACTCTGGATTCTTTGAAATCAGCAGTTAAGAAAGTTTCAGAAATAAGTATCCGCAGATTTCCCCGTGTAAACTGGATTAGCAGAGACACGTTTTATCTCTTTTATCATAATAATTTAATTGTCTATAATTTAAGAACAAAATCAGCATGTTTAAAAAACAGTGTGCCTGACAAAGCGCAGAATATCCGGATTCATCCGAAATCATTTAATATTGCATACACTATTGATGACAATCTGTTTGTGTCTCTCTGTTCAGGCGGAAAAATACAGATTACTTTTGACGGGGGAAACGGGATCAAAAACGGGTCAGTTGTTCACAGAAATGAGTTCGGAATAAACAAAGGAATATTCTGGTCTCCGGACGGAAAATATCTTGCTTTTTACAGGAAAGATGAGAGCCTTGTAACTCAGTATCCACTTGTTGATATTGATTCCAGACCTGCCAAAGTAAGATTTATCCGCTACCCTATGACAGGTATGGCAAGCGAGCATGTATCTGTAGGTGTGTATAATATTCTTTCAGGATCTACAACTTTTCTTCAGACAGGAGAGCCTGCGGATAAATATCTGACCCACGTAACATGGAGTCCTGACAGTAAATCTGTTTTTATAGCAGAACTCAACAGGGATCAGAATCATCTTCGGTTTTGCGTTTTTGACCCTGTAACAGGGGAGCGGAGAAAAATCCTTTTTGAAGAGAGGGATAAAGAATGGGTGGAACCCCTTTATGACCCGATTTTTATCAAAGGTAAAAATAACCGGTTCTTATGGTTTTCCATGAGAGACGGATTCAATAATCTTTATCTTTATGATACAAATGGCAGGCTGATAAGGCAGGTTACACATTTAAAAACAGATATCACGGATTTCTCAGGATTTGATCCTGAAAGTAAAAAAATATTTTTTACAGCAGCGGAAAATGACGGGCTTGAACAGCATTGCTTTTCAGCATCATTAAAATCCGGTAAAATTACTCAGCTTACAAAACAAAACGGATTACACAGAACAGATTTCTCAGGGGATGGTAAATATTTTATTGATCGTTTTACAAATCATACTGTACCCCGTATTATTTCTGTGTTTGACTGCTCCGGTAAAAAACAAACTGAGCTTCTTAAAGCGGAAAACCCTGTAAAAGAGTATAAACTCGGGAAGATTGAATATCTTAAAATTAAAAATAAACAAGGTATTACTCTGAATGCCAGAATGATCCTGCCTGCAGGTTTTAATCCACAAAAGAAATACCCTGTAATTGTTTATGTGTACGGCGGTCCCCACGGCCAGATGGTAAGAGATTCCTGGCTTTCCGGCTGGTCTTTATGGTTCCAGTACATGGCAGAGCGGGGCTATATAATTTTCACCTTAGACAACAGAGGGACCAACAACAGGGGCTCAGATTTTGAACAGGCTGTTTTCCGCAATCTCGGAACCTGTGAAGTTGAAGATCAGATGGCAGGTATAAATTATCTTAAAAAACAGTCTTTTGTAGATACGTGCCGGATTGGTGTTCACGGATGGAGCTACGGCGGGTTTATGACAATATCTATGATGACAAGACAGCCCGGAGTATTTAAGGCAGCAGTTGCAGGAGGACCTGTTATTGATTGGCGCTATTATGAAGTTATGTACGGAGAAAGATATATGGATACTCCTCAGTCCAATCCTGAAGGTTACAAAGAAGCAAACCTTTTAAATTATGTTGATAACCTTAAAGGAAAGCTCTTGATAATTAACGGAGCGGTTGATCCGACTGTTGTGTGGCAGAACAGTCTCTCGTACCTTCGTAAAGCAATTGACCTGGGAAAGCAGGTGGATTATTTTGTTTATCCCGGAGATGAGCACAATATGCACGGAAAAGACAGAGTGCATCTTTACCGGAAAATTACTGATTATTTTAAAGCGAAGTTGTAG
- a CDS encoding type II toxin-antitoxin system HicB family antitoxin, whose protein sequence is MKLKVVVHEAEEGGYWAEIPSISGCATQGDTFDELLRNIYDAVEGCLSIDVQNIPVSEKDRIMEIAV, encoded by the coding sequence ATGAAATTGAAAGTAGTAGTGCATGAAGCAGAGGAAGGTGGATATTGGGCGGAAATTCCGTCAATTTCCGGTTGTGCAACTCAAGGTGATACATTCGATGAGTTGCTAAGGAATATTTATGATGCTGTTGAGGGCTGTCTTTCAATAGATGTTCAAAATATTCCCGTTTCAGAAAAAGACAGGATAATGGAGATAGCGGTTTGA
- a CDS encoding HAMP domain-containing histidine kinase: protein MKKQSTFYYVFIFVMAQIALFLLIGLWISWYVTNYILMEKGGIRLFGFNVNIVALVGGLALLIVISIAMTLIFMYLNRQMNLTKMYDNFIANITHELKSPLSSIQLFLETIKSREVGEKKQKEFILSMLNDVNRLNSLINSILYMSGFESSKTAKRYPHNYRVYRADEFLKKIIRDESEQLRMQSSVEITGDTSCRCVMDKQWMSIVFHNLLDNAKKYCTGDVKINVKFACTEKFFIVDVIDNGIGVPASYKKKIFNKFQRIENPNSPNVKGTGLGLYWVKEIIKYHGGDIFVFSEGENSGTTFTIKIPVYMATKQRHIKNLLKLSSYKMKKTGK from the coding sequence ATGAAAAAACAGAGTACATTTTATTATGTTTTTATTTTTGTTATGGCCCAAATTGCCTTGTTTCTGCTAATTGGACTGTGGATTTCATGGTATGTGACCAACTATATTTTGATGGAAAAAGGCGGTATCAGGCTTTTTGGATTTAATGTTAATATTGTAGCTCTTGTAGGAGGCCTGGCGCTTCTCATTGTAATCTCCATAGCAATGACATTGATTTTTATGTATCTGAACAGACAGATGAACCTGACAAAAATGTACGATAATTTCATTGCAAACATAACACATGAATTAAAATCTCCTTTATCTTCAATTCAGCTTTTTCTTGAGACTATTAAATCCAGGGAAGTAGGAGAGAAAAAACAAAAGGAATTTATATTATCAATGCTTAATGATGTCAACAGATTGAACAGCCTGATTAATTCAATTCTGTATATGTCCGGATTTGAAAGCAGTAAAACAGCAAAAAGATATCCTCATAATTACAGGGTTTACAGAGCGGATGAGTTTTTAAAAAAAATAATCCGAGATGAATCTGAGCAGCTCAGGATGCAGAGTAGTGTGGAAATTACAGGTGATACTTCATGCAGATGTGTAATGGATAAGCAGTGGATGAGCATTGTATTTCATAATCTGCTCGACAATGCAAAAAAGTATTGCACCGGAGATGTAAAAATAAACGTAAAATTTGCATGTACGGAGAAGTTTTTTATAGTAGATGTTATAGACAACGGCATTGGTGTACCTGCATCATACAAGAAGAAAATATTTAATAAGTTTCAGCGTATTGAAAATCCCAATAGCCCGAATGTGAAAGGTACCGGATTGGGTTTGTACTGGGTAAAAGAGATAATAAAATATCACGGAGGAGATATTTTTGTTTTTAGCGAGGGGGAAAACAGCGGGACAACATTCACAATAAAGATACCTGTTTATATGGCAACAAAACAGCGTCACATTAAAAATCTTCTTAAATTAAGCAGTTATAAAATGAAGAAAACAGGGAAGTGA
- a CDS encoding nitronate monooxygenase, with product MLDKNMPELKIGNLIARIPVIQGGMGVGISLSGLASAVANQGGIGVISSVGLSTIYNYDKANYREANSRLLREEIRKARAKTSGIIGVNIMVALTDYQDLVKASIDEGADILFLGAGLPLHFPKEYSGENLKKVKSKLVPIVSSGRAANLIFKYWQKNFDRLPDAVVVEGPKAGGHLGFKKEQISNPDYALENLIPDVIEAVSKFTTFGENEIPVIAAGGIYTGRDIHKFINMGADGVQMGTRFVATHECDASDQFKDAYLKCSEKDIMIIQSPVGLPGRAIRNTFLEEVSRGVRKPFKCPWKCLITCDFKNTPYCIANALTNARIGKMLDGFAFAGANAFRVDKILSVKELINTLKTEYEKSLSDAMRVARLEFAF from the coding sequence ATGTTGGACAAAAATATGCCCGAACTTAAAATAGGAAATCTTATTGCCAGAATCCCTGTAATTCAGGGAGGCATGGGCGTAGGGATATCACTTTCCGGCCTGGCCTCAGCTGTTGCAAACCAGGGAGGTATAGGTGTTATCTCATCTGTGGGATTAAGCACTATCTATAATTATGATAAAGCAAATTACAGAGAAGCGAACTCAAGGCTGCTACGCGAAGAGATAAGAAAAGCCCGGGCGAAAACTTCCGGTATAATCGGCGTCAACATTATGGTTGCTCTGACAGACTATCAGGATCTTGTAAAAGCCTCAATTGATGAAGGAGCGGATATTCTTTTTCTCGGAGCAGGGCTGCCTCTCCACTTTCCAAAAGAGTACAGCGGGGAAAATCTAAAAAAAGTAAAGTCCAAACTTGTTCCTATAGTATCATCCGGCCGTGCAGCAAATCTGATTTTTAAATACTGGCAGAAAAATTTTGACCGCCTGCCTGATGCTGTTGTTGTAGAAGGCCCAAAGGCAGGCGGACATCTCGGATTCAAGAAAGAACAAATAAGTAATCCGGACTATGCACTGGAAAATCTTATTCCTGATGTTATTGAAGCGGTCAGTAAATTCACAACATTCGGCGAAAATGAAATTCCTGTAATAGCTGCAGGCGGTATCTACACAGGCAGAGATATTCATAAATTCATAAATATGGGTGCAGACGGAGTGCAGATGGGCACCCGTTTTGTAGCAACACATGAGTGCGATGCATCTGACCAATTCAAAGATGCTTATCTTAAATGCTCTGAAAAAGACATCATGATTATTCAAAGCCCTGTCGGGCTGCCCGGCAGAGCTATAAGAAACACTTTTCTTGAAGAAGTATCACGGGGAGTCCGAAAACCGTTTAAATGTCCATGGAAATGTTTGATTACATGTGACTTTAAAAATACTCCATACTGCATTGCAAATGCTCTTACAAATGCAAGAATCGGCAAGATGCTTGATGGATTTGCATTTGCCGGAGCAAATGCATTTCGTGTAGATAAAATACTATCTGTGAAAGAACTTATTAATACTCTTAAAACAGAGTATGAAAAATCTTTGTCAGATGCAATGAGAGTAGCACGGCTTGAATTTGCATTTTGA